GATGAACCTCCAAGTTGGAAACATGGGTCCCGTCCCCCGGCGATCCGCCGCTGCTCTTGCAGCTCGACGGGTGGTCTTTGACGGAACGACTCGAGGCCCCCCTCGATGTCTGGCAAAAACGTTACTCAGTTACCGAAGTCGAGGTTTGGCAAACTCGGCCCTCGCAACTTCCAAATTCTGCGCGTGAGTGGGTGGTTTCGCAGCTTTTGTGCAACTAGGCCGTCAGCCTTAGTCTTACGCTCGGGTCGACGATGGTTGTCGGCTGGCTGCCTAATCCACATGGCTGAACCGTTGCTTCAAACAGCGACTGTCTCGGATGGCATCCCCAGCCCGCGGAGCAAATAGGTCCGAGGTGAAGCTAGTGAGGCAAAGCCGATGAGGTCGATGCACGTCGCATTCGCGAGGGCAAGCCTTGCGCATCCTCGATTTGAATGCCTTGGCGTCCGCCAGCTGGCTGCGCGCCTAGCGCGCGCAACCATTTTTCGGTATGAGCTGATCTTGTCAGCGAAACGCTGTCGTGGACAGCTCGCAACAATCCGCAAGCGACATATGGAATTCGCCTTCAGGCGAAGGCCGATTCTTTCGAGAGCTCGTCGAGCACCTGCTTTGTCGCTGCGTGCGCCAATTCGACAATCTCATCGATTTCAGCTTCGGATACGATTAGAGGCGGGGCGAAACCAAGGATGTCCCCGTGCGGCATCGCGCGAGCAATAAGGCCCCGATCCCGGGCAGCTTTCGAGATGCGGGCGCCCACTTTGAGCTGCGTATCAAATCGGCGTTTCGTGTGGCGATCTGCAACAAACTCGATCGCAGCGAGCAAGCCCACGCCTCGCACTTCCCCGACGATCTCCACCTGCTCGAACCGCTCCTTAAGCCGCTTCTGGAAATGCGAGCCCACGGTTCGGGCGCGGTCGCTGAGTCGTTCCTTCTCGACAATATCCAGGACCGCATTTGCGGCAGCGGCCGCAATAGGATGCCCCGAATAGGTGTAACCGTGCGAAAACGCCCCGACCCGATCTGCGGCTTCCTCCATGACCGCGTAAACCCTTTCGCCAACAATGGCTGCGGAAAGCGGCACGTAGCCGGAGGTCAGACCTTTGGCGACGGTCACCAGGTCAGGCTCGATCTCGTAAAGCGTGCTGCCGAAGTCCGCTCCGGTTCGGCCAAATCCACAAATCACCTCATCGGCGATTAGAAGCACGTCGTAGCGGCGAAGCACCGCCTGAATGTCAGGCCAGTATCCCACCGGCGGCGGCGTGATACCGCCCGTTCCCAGCACCGGCTCAGCAATGAAGGCGCCAACGGTTTCGGGCCCTTCTCTTAGGATCAGCTCTTCAAGTTCGGCCGCACGGCGGCGAGAAAAGGCGTCCTCCGTTTCGCCCGGTTCGGCGCCCCAATAGTGGTGCGGCGCGCCCGTGTGCAAGATGCCCGGAAAGGGAAGGTCCATATGATCATGGTAGAAGGACATTCCAGTCATCGAGCCAGAAACGACTGAGCATCCATGGTAACCGCGCTCACGCGAGATGATCTTTTTCTTGTTCGGCTTGCCACGCAGGTTGTTGTAGTACCAAACGAGCTTGGCTTGGGTTTCATTGGCATCCGATCCGGACAGCCCGAAGAACACCTTGCTTGGCTTGCCCGGCGCCATTCGGACGAGGCGATCAGACAGGGTCGCCAGCTCTTCAGTCGTGTGGGCGGCATATGTGTGGTAGTATGCCAACTTGTAGGCTTGCCGCGCGATGGCCTCGGCCACTTCGGTCCGACCGTACCCGATATTGACGCAATAGAGGCCAGCAAAGCCATCGATGTAGCTGCGTCCCTCTGCGTCCTGGATGCGAATGCCTTGGCCGCCCGTGACGATCGTAGGATCGCCGATCTCACCTCGGGCGAATTCCTTGAGCTGGGTGAAGGGATGCAAGACACTCGAGCGATCTCGCTCAGCGATGGTTTTTATGTCGATCATTCTTTTCTCCTAGGCTACCAAATCGCCGAAGCAGACGTATTTGAGTTCCATGTATTCCGCTAAGCCGTGTCGTGAACCCTCGCGGCCGAGTCCGGATTGCTTCCATCCCCCAAATGGAATTGGCGGCCCCGTGAACGAGGCAGTATTGACGCCGAGCATGCCGCACTCGATTTGCTCAGAAAGGCGGAGCGCTCGACGCAGACTGTCCGTGTAGACATAGCCGGCCAGTCCCATTTCGTTGGCATTGGCACGGGCAACAACCTCTTCTTCAGACTCGAACGGAAGTACGGCAGCTACCGGCCCAAACGTTTCCTCACGCGCAATGAGCATGTCTTCAGTGACATCGCTTAACAGCGTCGGAGGAACAAAGTTCGGCCCCAAACTGGCGCCTTGGTGAGTGCAAAAGACGCGCGCCCCCTTTTTCACCGCGTCGTCGACCTGACTCCTACACTTGTTCGCGCCCGACAATCTGGTCATCGGCCCGATGTCCGTCGCAGGGTCTAGACCGTGACCGACCTTCAGTTGCGCCATGGCCGCGGCAAATGCCTCGACGAAGGCCTTGTAGATACCTGCTTGAACATAGATGCGGTTAGCGGCCAAGCAGTCCTGACCCGATGTCGCAAACTTTGCGACCATCGCTCCCTCGACAGCCTTCTCAAGATCAACGTCATCAAAGATGATGAAAGGGGCATGCCCTCCAAGCTCGAGCGACACCTTCTTGACCGTGTCGGCTGCCCCCTCAAGAAGCAAGCGACCGACCTCAGTAGAACCGGTGAACGAAAGGGCACGTATCCTAGTATCGCGCAACAGCGGCGCGGAAAGCTCGATCGAATTGCCAACCACGACTTGAAACACACCGTGTGGGACCCCGGCTTCTTCGGCCAACCTGGCCACAGCAAGAGCAGAGAGCGGCGTCTCGGGTGCAGGCTTGGCAATCATCGGGCAGCCGGCCGCAAGGGCTGCCCCCGCCTTTCGCGTCATCATGGCAACAGGGAAGTTCCATGGAGTGATCGCCGCCGCCACACCGATTGGCTGCATCCGCACCTGAAGCAGACTCCCAAGCTTGTGGCTGGGAATTGTCTCCCCGTATGCGCGCTCGCCCTCCGCGGCGAACCAATCCAGAAATCCAGCACCGTATGCAATTTCCTGGCGAGCCTCTTCGAGTGGCTTGCCCTGCTCGCTCGTCACCAGAATGGCGAGTTCTTCCGAATGGTCGAGCATCAATGATGCCCAAGACCTGAGGATCGCCCCTCGTCTTGCCGGCAACAATTCTCGCCAAGGGGCAAACGATCGATCAGCTGCCGCAATCGCACGATCCATATCGGCAGCAGAGCAACGAGCCACGTCCGCGATCTCTTCCCCGGTCGCGGGATCGATCACGACGTCTCTTTGGTCACCCCCAATCCAGCGTCCGTCGATCAACGCCGCTCCCGCCACAAAGTCGCGACGACGTAAATTTTCCAAGTGACTGGCAACAAGACCGACCAAATGAGGGCTCTTGTGCCGGATCGTCTGAAAGGCCATTCGAAGTCCGAAGCGTTCATTTTGTTGGAGTTTTCTGTGCATTCAGGATACTGGTGACGCAAAAGACATTTGCGTCGCATTTCCTGCCGCTCGGATGATTTCCTGCATCGCACAGGCATTTTGCGGCGAAATTCACCTGAAGGCTGGAGACGACTATGCAGTACGATCGGATAGACGCTCGAATCCTCGAGATCGTGCAAAAGAACAATCGTTTGACTTCCGAGGTGATCGGCGAAATGGCGGGCCTTTCGGCGACCGCATGTCAGCGACGACTGAAGAGGCTCCGTTCAGAAGGAATCATCGAGGCCGATGTCTCGATCGTTTCCGCGAAGGCGGTCGGAAGACCTATTCAAATGCTCGTACTTGTGAACCTGGAGCGGGAGCGTTCAGATATCATTGATCGGTTCAAGAAGGCGATCAAGTCATCCATTGACGTCGTCAATGGATTCTATGTCACCGGCGATGCCGACTTTGTCTTGTACATCACCGCGCGCACCATGGAGGAATATGAGCAGTTCACCCGGCGCTTCTTCTATGAGAACCCGGACATAAAAGGCTTCAAAACGATGGTTATCATGGATCGCGTCAAAGCGGGCTTTGCTGTTCCAATCGAGGCTCCGCCAGAAGATTGATGTGACAGTCCTCTCTCGCGGATAAGCGCTTTTCATCGCCGTGCAGCTGTCGGGACAAACCGCAGATCATCTATGCGCAAGTAGCAATTCACGTCACGTTGACTGCGCCTCGTTACGAGCCGCCGAGAACGATGATCATCGCATTTCCACCTCCGGCTGCCCGACATGCGCGGTCAGCGTGGATGGCGCAAGGGATGCTGGGCATCAAGGTTCTGCTGCTGCATGGCCTTCAGCCTATCGAAGAACTCAAGCACGGTCTCGATGAACTTGGGGTCATCGAAGATGTCCGGGTTAGTGTCGCCCAGCGCCCTGGCGATGATCCACCGCGAGGTGTTGATGGCCTGGCCGGCCTCGAAACGCTGCACGGTCCTGATGGTCACGAATGCGTTGGTGACCAGTGCCTCCCGCGACAGATGCCCGCTTCGCGGACGCAGCGGGCTGAGAAGCCGAGCATCTCGGGGGCAAGCCGAGCTGAGTAAGGACACGAAGCCATGAACACGCTCCTCGACCGGATTATCGATGAGCACGGGCTGATTATCTGCGGCCTGCCTGAACTAACTCCGAGCGATAACACCTCGCGAGGCCTCGAGTCGCGCGACTTGAAAGTTGCAGTTGTGTCGGGACCTTGCCCGGTAACGCACTTGCCATCACGATCGGGACGATCAGGTGATGACCGGGAGGATGCCCGGTCCGAAACACCGCATGGCTTGCCGCAAGGGTGGCCCCTGGCACGTTTGTACCTGGTCGGTCCGGTACAGGACGCATGCCGGCTGGGGACTCTTCAGGAAATTTCCGTGTCCACACGCGTAACGCGAGCCGCCTGGGTGAAACATTCCGCCAGAACGACAGGTGGATGTCTGACGTATCTACACTGAGACATTACACCGCTCGCGCATGGGAGTTGACGGCAAGTTACGGAAGTTGCCACCTACGAATAAGGAGCGCTTTTCCTGTCGACGCGACGCCAAACGGTCATTGAGTTGGTGCTGCAACACTGGCCCTGCTGTTGCGAAATCCGGGCGCATCATCGGTGAGGCCGAGCTGCTCCCCTCATGCCTTCTGTCCTCTGCCCGTCGCGCGCCATCCCTCATTCCATCGAACAGGAGGCGGGGACGGCGGCCTTCCAGCCCGGGCGGGCAGATAACTGGATCAAGCCACGCAGGGCATGATCTCGCGAGCACCGCTGCCCAGGCTGAAAAAGAGAGCAGCCCGTGCCAAGTGCCTTCTGTCCGGAAGAAGACCTTTGACCATCAGGGACCCGCCAGTGCGTTGCAAATGCGACAATTACCTGGGAAATTTCGCAGCAGTCCTCTCTGGCCCAATTCATGCACGTGAGTGACGCAGGTCAATACAATGTCGTCAGGAGCGCCGCAGCGCCTTGAGCCTTCTCGCTGAAACCGTATCTCTTCCCGGCGCGCTGTCGATGCGGTCCTTCTTCGCATCTATCGTCCTGATGCGAACAGAATCTGCCAGATGCCGCGGAGCGGATACCCCCTCATTGAACGCTCCGCTACGACGATCGCCAGGTTCACGTCCTGCTGCGTCAAAGGGAAGGCGCCACGGCCAGGCTGCGCCATCATCGCAATCTTGCGAGGCGACCCACGATAGCTGGGCGATGGACTTCGCACCTGGCAAGCCAGCGATTGCAGTGTTTTGCAGCAAACCGGCGGCTCGGTTGCCGGTGATCCGCGGGACCGCTCCTCGGTTTCATGTCTGCGTCAACCCTCGATTTTTCCCGCCATCCGATCGTCGAAGGTAAGGACAGCGAGGTACGTGGAGGCCGCCATTGGGCAGACACAACCTGGACGGATCGAATGCCTGCTTCCGGAAAGCACACAGATAGGCGCTCAGACAAGACACCCGAGAGACGTGGAGCTCATGATGATTGAGACGGTTACGGGGGCGATCCCGGTCGAAAGCCTCGGGCGCACCCTGATGCATGAGCATCTGTTCATCGCCTTTCCAGGCGCTTGGTTCGATCCGCTCGCCAGGTTCAGCCGCGCAGAATTGATCGCAGAGGCGGTCCGGCGGCTGGCGCAACTGCGTGCGGAACATAAGGTGCGCACCTTTGTCGACCCCTGCCCGATCGAACTCGGACGCGACGTCACCCTCATGAAGGAGGTTTCGGAAAAGGCTGGCATACAGATCATTTGCACCACCGGATTCTACTACGAGGAAAGGGGGCTGCCGGTCTACTGGCGCTGCCGTACCGAAGATGAAATCGCGGAGTTATACATCCGCGAAATCACCCACGGGATCGGCGACACCGGGGTGAAGGCGGGGGCACTCAAAGTCTCAACGAGCGCGCAGGCTGTCACCGATCAGGAGAAGAAATTTCTCGCCGCAGCCTGTATCGCCCAGAAGGCGACGGGCGTGCCCATTATTACCCACACGACAAATGGCTGCGCCGGGCCGGAGCAGCAGCAGCTGTTCGCCGGCGGCGGCGTTGCCGCCCATCGATGCCTTATCGGCCATTGCTGCGCCAACGCTGATCATGCTTATCATCGGCGGATCGTGGATGGTGGCTCCTACATCGGGTTCGATCAGATCGGGATGGACTACGTCCAGCGTGACAACGTTCGCGCCGACAACTTGGCGAAGCTCGTGCGCGATGGTTTTCGGGCGCAGATCATGATGAGTATGGATCGCCTCTGCGGCTACCTGGGCAAGTCGGTTGTGCGCCAACTGACCTCCGAGGAAATCGCGAAGATCGAACAATTGAAGTCACGGAGGCTCTGGCAGGAGCACACCTACATGTTCACCGATTTCATCCCGATGCTGCGCGCCCGCGGCGTGCAGGAATCCGACATCGTCTCAATCCTCGAGGACAATCCTCGACGCTTCTTTGCCGGTGCGGTTCTGCCGGCAAACGCGGCAAACTAGAGCGCACGCGGCACTTCATCGGGCAAGGGACGGACGCGTTTGCGTCGGAAGCCCTCATCTACGCGGAGCGCCGTCCGACGAACGATGACAGTGCGACAGAGTTCGCTATTTCAAATCTGCACCGTCCCCGCCGGCGTCCCGATGCCCGGGGCATATAGTCCCAACTGCTTCCTGGGATCGACAATTTAGAAGGGGTTGCATCCAGCACGCAAGCCAATCGGTCTCGATGTCCCCGGCCAAG
The DNA window shown above is from Bradyrhizobium sp. ISRA464 and carries:
- a CDS encoding aminotransferase; protein product: MIDIKTIAERDRSSVLHPFTQLKEFARGEIGDPTIVTGGQGIRIQDAEGRSYIDGFAGLYCVNIGYGRTEVAEAIARQAYKLAYYHTYAAHTTEELATLSDRLVRMAPGKPSKVFFGLSGSDANETQAKLVWYYNNLRGKPNKKKIISRERGYHGCSVVSGSMTGMSFYHDHMDLPFPGILHTGAPHHYWGAEPGETEDAFSRRRAAELEELILREGPETVGAFIAEPVLGTGGITPPPVGYWPDIQAVLRRYDVLLIADEVICGFGRTGADFGSTLYEIEPDLVTVAKGLTSGYVPLSAAIVGERVYAVMEEAADRVGAFSHGYTYSGHPIAAAAANAVLDIVEKERLSDRARTVGSHFQKRLKERFEQVEIVGEVRGVGLLAAIEFVADRHTKRRFDTQLKVGARISKAARDRGLIARAMPHGDILGFAPPLIVSEAEIDEIVELAHAATKQVLDELSKESAFA
- a CDS encoding NAD-dependent succinate-semialdehyde dehydrogenase → MVGLVASHLENLRRRDFVAGAALIDGRWIGGDQRDVVIDPATGEEIADVARCSAADMDRAIAAADRSFAPWRELLPARRGAILRSWASLMLDHSEELAILVTSEQGKPLEEARQEIAYGAGFLDWFAAEGERAYGETIPSHKLGSLLQVRMQPIGVAAAITPWNFPVAMMTRKAGAALAAGCPMIAKPAPETPLSALAVARLAEEAGVPHGVFQVVVGNSIELSAPLLRDTRIRALSFTGSTEVGRLLLEGAADTVKKVSLELGGHAPFIIFDDVDLEKAVEGAMVAKFATSGQDCLAANRIYVQAGIYKAFVEAFAAAMAQLKVGHGLDPATDIGPMTRLSGANKCRSQVDDAVKKGARVFCTHQGASLGPNFVPPTLLSDVTEDMLIAREETFGPVAAVLPFESEEEVVARANANEMGLAGYVYTDSLRRALRLSEQIECGMLGVNTASFTGPPIPFGGWKQSGLGREGSRHGLAEYMELKYVCFGDLVA
- a CDS encoding Lrp/AsnC family transcriptional regulator — protein: MQYDRIDARILEIVQKNNRLTSEVIGEMAGLSATACQRRLKRLRSEGIIEADVSIVSAKAVGRPIQMLVLVNLERERSDIIDRFKKAIKSSIDVVNGFYVTGDADFVLYITARTMEEYEQFTRRFFYENPDIKGFKTMVIMDRVKAGFAVPIEAPPED